Proteins encoded within one genomic window of Ottowia sp. SB7-C50:
- a CDS encoding DUF6445 family protein — MRRAAHPHFVFARDGFYDDIARVHRAARAATYHELEHVTGWRSTSVYHEPGAREKLERLLGLRITRWDTDPAEENGVFYQGFARGAKAEVPAIHADWPEDDVTIVVYLTPGLPADCGTSLWRHKRTGLSDAPTAADARRLGTPLAALRSACERDARHRSRWVETDRIGYACNRMVAYPSGCFHSASRHYGASNADGRLYQTFRVGGGLGVVPPLNGGRQALCRTRPLAKKASSSFW; from the coding sequence ATGAGGAGAGCGGCGCACCCGCATTTCGTCTTCGCGCGCGACGGCTTCTATGACGACATCGCCCGCGTGCACCGGGCGGCTAGGGCGGCGACGTATCACGAGCTGGAACACGTCACCGGCTGGCGCAGCACCAGCGTCTACCACGAGCCCGGCGCCAGGGAAAAGCTGGAGCGCCTGCTGGGCCTGCGCATTACCCGCTGGGACACCGACCCGGCCGAGGAAAACGGCGTCTTCTACCAGGGCTTTGCGCGCGGTGCGAAGGCCGAAGTCCCCGCCATCCACGCCGACTGGCCTGAGGACGACGTCACCATCGTCGTGTACCTGACGCCCGGACTGCCGGCCGACTGCGGCACTTCGCTGTGGCGGCACAAGCGCACCGGCCTGTCGGACGCGCCCACCGCCGCCGACGCGCGGCGCCTGGGCACGCCGCTGGCCGCGCTGCGGAGCGCGTGCGAGCGCGATGCCCGCCACCGCAGCCGCTGGGTCGAGACCGACCGCATCGGCTACGCCTGCAACCGCATGGTGGCCTACCCGTCAGGCTGCTTTCACTCGGCATCGCGCCATTACGGCGCCAGCAACGCCGACGGGCGGCTGTACCAGACCTTCCGCGTGGGGGGTGGACTGGGCGTCGTTCCGCCGCTGAACGGCGGGCGTCAGGCCTTGTGCCGCACGCGGCCGTTGGCGAAGAAGGCCAGCAGCAGCTTCTGGTAG